A window of the Candidatus Poribacteria bacterium genome harbors these coding sequences:
- a CDS encoding LamG domain-containing protein, which yields MKRSVLYASLIALTLITSGYAIADFDKGLVVYFTFDNIKGKRILDESGNGLDAEVVKDTKFVKGKYGNGIHITNDTEDCVNVPTADELEISEEITMMAWVYHENWKGSSSQWFDKGCHSKRIESYGMAVLDKKDFPEFKDHKNGSGLSMIVGGANWREITSIDNKMKNKTWHHVVGTYANKVLKIYLDGEMIVDSTSLPDFSGINDEDLRIGCAKGKPEYALEGGSIDEVAIWSRALSETEIRAVMRGALFAVSPKDKVATTWGNIKRKVLQP from the coding sequence ATGAAACGATCAGTTCTCTACGCCTCACTCATCGCTCTGACGCTTATCACAAGCGGATATGCAATCGCAGATTTTGATAAAGGTCTTGTCGTTTACTTTACGTTCGACAACATCAAGGGTAAACGGATTCTCGATGAATCTGGCAATGGGCTTGATGCTGAAGTTGTCAAAGACACCAAATTTGTTAAGGGTAAATATGGGAACGGCATTCATATTACTAATGATACCGAAGATTGTGTGAATGTCCCTACCGCTGATGAACTGGAAATCAGTGAAGAAATCACGATGATGGCATGGGTATATCACGAAAATTGGAAGGGGAGCTCTTCTCAGTGGTTTGATAAAGGGTGCCACTCTAAGAGGATAGAATCTTACGGTATGGCAGTTCTTGATAAAAAGGATTTTCCAGAATTCAAGGACCATAAAAATGGATCAGGTCTCTCAATGATTGTGGGGGGCGCAAATTGGCGGGAAATCACTTCTATTGATAACAAAATGAAGAATAAAACATGGCATCACGTCGTCGGCACTTATGCGAATAAAGTCTTGAAAATTTATCTTGATGGAGAAATGATTGTTGATTCAACTTCACTACCTGACTTTTCCGGCATCAACGACGAGGATCTGCGGATCGGATGTGCCAAAGGTAAGCCGGAGTATGCGCTTGAGGGAGGTTCTATTGACGAAGTCGCGATATGGAGTCGTGCGCTCAGTGAAACCGAAATCAGAGCTGTGATGCGGGGAGCCTTGTTCGCGGTTTCACCGAAGGATAAAGTCGCTACGACGTGGGGAAATATTAAACGGAAAGTGCTTCAACCGTAG
- a CDS encoding sigma-70 family RNA polymerase sigma factor, protein MKNNDAQLIQRVLEGDDTAFSALVRKYQRSVHALAWRKIGDFHIAEDITQDTFLQAYQRLSTLKEPQRFASWLYVIAANYCKMWLRKKRLSTQPLEETSSAQLEKATYSGYVIAENEQTTAETQREVVKKLLAKLQESERTVITLYYLGEMTYEEISEFLGVSVAAIKNRLYRARRRLKEEEPMIREALGNFQITPNLTENIMREISRLKPVTPSGSKPLVPWAIGISALVVAFLMLGVGNQYLSRFQKPYSFDAASEMKVELIEAPVVLNLESEPGVRTQLGSSKVPGRDITSNQQPDDSPVWLAAAQGDKAEVPVSKQQWVQASEPGGMVVMALAAIPEGNLYTIDGWGDVYKLSNDKMGWQRIFNIGSLNTPWGGNPPIAKWNNTLYLLPSNELFASTDDGKTWNLRYSWHEGYRYPVELVPTEQAFYLAFDNGIFRSEDTGKTWQAMDEGLTGRIESLVKIQNTLFAGTRTGLYRLNADSWQRLQLPVSEAETIQSVTATQDKLYVAAQLDWRKLSRGDRQQISEGQRRSWWMFRSTDKGHSWTDITPTNAWPLLGYPPHIRLVAIEKTLLVIGMNDGVVVRSIDGGNIWAYEEVTGISPTNFSVTETVALNENTFYAKGNQGIFRSTDGGVSWHRFNRKMRSRVDNLIIFSGVNKGQHTVSTLCARVDGELVKTTNKGRSWKTVQVEIPVKAPYREDPPHIDKIVAADGMLYAKGRVPFEEVRLYRVSADSNTLIPIQGVPVFYPLALMNEAFIFEQLQDNVSGAAQFFKQLAEPDPQWSDELVRGGLRGAFAVSGNTFYMEYNYKLFRWKPGEAAWFDTGVEEIAEFSKETIKQGFKLAASGNTVYVGKRDGHLVVSFDEGNNWIDLTPILPFSVKVFKEIVFAGSTVYVATDAGVTASSNGKNWRAITDAAGTPLVMERLTIDDTNVYGISKTGVHRLKSNAGVWKQIAPEIPDSVTSLAVDGDVLYIGTQSKGMLHCTLDKE, encoded by the coding sequence ATGAAAAACAACGATGCTCAACTCATCCAACGCGTCCTTGAAGGCGACGATACTGCGTTCTCCGCACTCGTGAGAAAATATCAGAGATCCGTTCATGCGCTTGCGTGGCGTAAGATTGGCGATTTCCATATCGCAGAAGACATCACACAGGATACATTCCTGCAAGCATACCAGAGATTATCGACGCTGAAGGAACCGCAGCGTTTTGCGAGTTGGCTCTATGTGATAGCGGCAAACTACTGCAAGATGTGGCTGCGTAAGAAACGTTTATCAACGCAGCCGTTGGAAGAGACAAGCAGCGCACAGTTAGAAAAAGCGACGTATTCTGGATATGTTATTGCGGAAAACGAGCAGACAACAGCCGAAACGCAGCGCGAAGTCGTCAAGAAGCTGCTTGCAAAACTTCAGGAGAGTGAGCGGACAGTCATCACCCTCTACTACCTCGGAGAAATGACGTACGAAGAGATAAGCGAGTTCTTAGGGGTCTCGGTAGCTGCGATTAAGAACCGGCTCTATCGAGCACGTCGCCGCTTAAAGGAGGAGGAACCCATGATAAGAGAGGCTTTAGGCAACTTCCAAATCACACCGAATCTCACAGAAAATATTATGCGAGAAATCTCGCGTCTGAAACCCGTTACCCCGTCAGGCAGTAAGCCGTTAGTTCCATGGGCAATAGGTATTTCGGCGTTAGTCGTCGCGTTTTTGATGTTAGGTGTTGGCAATCAATACTTGTCGCGATTCCAAAAGCCGTATAGTTTCGATGCTGCATCAGAGATGAAGGTTGAACTCATTGAGGCACCCGTTGTGCTGAATCTTGAATCCGAACCTGGTGTTCGGACGCAGCTCGGAAGTTCTAAAGTGCCAGGTAGAGACATTACCTCCAACCAGCAGCCTGATGACTCTCCAGTATGGTTGGCGGCTGCACAAGGGGATAAGGCAGAGGTCCCTGTCTCAAAACAACAGTGGGTACAGGCAAGCGAACCCGGAGGCATGGTTGTAATGGCTTTAGCTGCTATACCTGAAGGGAATCTCTACACTATTGATGGTTGGGGGGATGTCTACAAATTATCAAATGATAAAATGGGATGGCAACGCATCTTCAACATTGGCTCGCTGAATACCCCTTGGGGAGGCAACCCACCTATTGCGAAGTGGAACAATACACTTTATCTTCTACCGTCTAACGAACTTTTTGCTTCAACGGATGATGGTAAGACATGGAATTTACGCTACTCTTGGCACGAAGGATATAGATATCCAGTCGAATTGGTGCCGACAGAGCAAGCGTTTTATCTTGCCTTTGATAATGGTATTTTCCGTTCTGAGGATACCGGTAAGACATGGCAGGCGATGGACGAAGGGTTGACAGGAAGAATTGAATCCTTAGTCAAGATCCAAAACACACTGTTTGCTGGAACAAGAACCGGACTATACCGCTTAAACGCTGATAGTTGGCAACGCTTACAGCTTCCGGTGTCTGAAGCCGAAACTATTCAATCGGTAACGGCAACTCAAGATAAGCTCTATGTTGCGGCACAGTTAGACTGGAGAAAACTTAGCAGAGGTGATAGACAGCAAATATCCGAGGGACAGAGGCGATCCTGGTGGATGTTCCGTTCAACTGACAAGGGACATTCGTGGACAGATATAACCCCCACAAATGCTTGGCCTCTCCTTGGGTATCCACCCCATATCAGACTTGTCGCTATAGAAAAAACACTCTTAGTGATAGGTATGAATGATGGTGTAGTGGTTCGCTCAATTGATGGTGGGAACATATGGGCATACGAGGAAGTTACCGGTATTTCTCCCACAAATTTCAGTGTAACCGAGACTGTCGCATTGAACGAAAACACCTTTTATGCAAAAGGAAACCAGGGTATTTTTCGCTCTACCGATGGTGGTGTATCGTGGCATCGGTTTAACAGGAAGATGAGGAGTCGGGTGGATAACCTAATCATATTTAGTGGAGTTAATAAAGGACAGCATACAGTTTCGACTCTTTGCGCAAGGGTTGATGGAGAGTTAGTTAAAACCACCAATAAAGGTAGGTCATGGAAAACCGTTCAGGTGGAAATACCAGTGAAAGCACCTTATAGAGAAGACCCACCACATATTGACAAAATAGTAGCCGCTGATGGCATGCTTTATGCAAAGGGTAGAGTTCCTTTTGAAGAAGTACGCCTATATCGCGTCTCTGCAGATAGCAATACGCTAATACCGATTCAAGGAGTACCGGTCTTTTACCCGCTGGCGTTAATGAATGAGGCGTTCATTTTTGAGCAGTTACAAGATAACGTTTCTGGTGCAGCCCAGTTTTTCAAGCAGTTGGCAGAACCGGATCCCCAGTGGTCGGATGAACTTGTTCGAGGCGGTTTGCGTGGTGCGTTTGCCGTCAGCGGCAACACGTTCTATATGGAATACAATTATAAACTCTTCCGATGGAAGCCGGGTGAAGCGGCGTGGTTTGATACCGGTGTTGAAGAAATTGCTGAATTCTCTAAAGAAACAATAAAGCAAGGATTCAAACTTGCTGCTTCGGGAAACACTGTCTATGTCGGAAAACGGGATGGACACCTTGTCGTTTCGTTTGATGAGGGTAATAATTGGATTGATCTCACTCCGATCTTGCCGTTTTCTGTTAAAGTTTTCAAAGAGATAGTGTTTGCGGGTTCCACAGTATATGTGGCAACAGACGCAGGTGTTACTGCGTCAAGTAATGGAAAAAACTGGCGCGCTATCACTGACGCAGCGGGAACGCCTCTCGTTATGGAACGGTTGACTATTGATGACACAAATGTTTATGGTATTTCCAAGACGGGTGTTCATCGGTTGAAGAGTAATGCTGGCGTATGGAAACAGATTGCGCCGGAGATACCTGACAGCGTGACTTCTCTGGCTGTTGATGGTGATGTGCTATACATCGGCACACAAAGTAAGGGTATGCTTCATTGCACCCTTGACAAAGAGTAA
- a CDS encoding sigma-70 family RNA polymerase sigma factor produces the protein MKNDDVQLIQRVLEGDDTAFSTLVKKYQRSVHALAWRKIGDFHIAEDITQDTFLKAYQKLSTLKEPQSFASWLYVITTNQCKAWLRKKQSWVQSLENTSSAQVEKATYSGYIIEENERMTEETQREVVKKLLAKLQESDRTVITLYYLGGMTYEEISNFLGVSEATIRNRLYRARRRLKKEEPMIREALGNFQITPNLTENIMREISRLKPVAPSGGRPLVPWAIAASTLAVVLLMLGVGNRYLSRFQKPYSFDAASEMTVELIEAPVVLNLESKPDVRTQLGSSVPTSNKNSVSEKQPDEVPVRFGAAESDEIFKDWTQWELPEKAKARLGKGGTNVIQFSPDGAQLAVGSNIGVWLYDVETGKERTLFANKSLCLAFSPDGRFLASSGGSSGRTEIQAWEVATGREMSLIDRYASASALQFSSDGKTLVSLSSSGSSITRLNVENGRGKTKHLKTGLFGIGLFSSEDFNGVYALTHDKIAIGKADGKIQLWDIATRKKLSTLRGHANLSLKPLDLSLKALDKARRRKSWFLPKVSAVAFSPDGTRLASGSTDKTVRLWDLTSKDEWVTLRGHTGWTNVLAFSPNGEMLASGSTDKTVQLWDATTGELLAMLTGHINGITALAFSPDGKTLVSSSTDGTVRFWQTETGAPVDNLITGHTQSMKAATFFQGGSTLASVAFNGVITFWDVETSQKSAIEDAGYRDWFPTLAFSPNGTKLASVGTDSTIIFHGGHGISLFSSGRSDYLIRLTDVGTGRELATLPHNKDTDKLTFSPDGKTVAFSGNGEIRLWNTETGVEQEIPLADAKTDVFSNIPRVGALAFSPNGARLVSGTHQGKIQMWDVVTGGALAAFEEPTAQKNLGQIVALAFSPDGTLLAVGAHSQIHLWDVNTGYKLFSVSAVYKRGRVTFRNYPKPLVFSPDGAILVNGTSSGMILVRDVETGEQIAALDGHTLEVETLKFSPEGKTLVSTAMDGTIFLWDWDEVFKDVSTVNK, from the coding sequence ATGAAAAATGACGATGTTCAACTTATCCAACGCGTCCTTGAGGGTGATGATACTGCGTTCTCCACACTCGTGAAAAAATATCAGAGATCCGTTCACGCCCTGGCGTGGCGGAAGATTGGAGATTTCCACATCGCCGAGGATATTACACAAGATACGTTCCTGAAGGCGTATCAGAAGCTGTCTACGCTAAAGGAGCCACAGTCTTTTGCGAGTTGGTTGTATGTCATAACCACAAACCAGTGCAAGGCATGGCTCCGTAAGAAACAGTCGTGGGTGCAATCGCTGGAAAACACAAGCAGTGCCCAAGTAGAAAAAGCGACGTATTCCGGATATATCATTGAGGAGAACGAGCGAATGACAGAGGAAACACAACGCGAAGTCGTCAAGAAATTGCTTGCGAAGCTACAAGAGAGTGACCGAACAGTCATAACGCTCTATTACCTCGGGGGAATGACTTACGAGGAGATTAGCAATTTTTTAGGCGTATCGGAAGCGACGATTCGGAATCGTCTTTACCGAGCGCGTCGCCGTTTAAAGAAGGAGGAACCCATGATAAGAGAGGCTTTAGGCAACTTCCAAATTACACCGAACCTCACGGAGAATATCATGCGAGAGATTTCACGGCTGAAACCGGTTGCGCCGTCTGGCGGTAGACCGCTCGTGCCGTGGGCGATCGCTGCGTCTACGTTGGCAGTGGTACTTTTGATGTTAGGTGTAGGCAATCGATACTTATCGCGATTCCAAAAGCCTTACAGTTTCGATGCTGCCTCGGAAATGACTGTGGAACTGATTGAGGCACCCGTTGTGCTAAATCTTGAATCTAAACCGGATGTTCGGACGCAACTTGGAAGTTCCGTCCCAACATCGAATAAGAACAGTGTCTCCGAAAAGCAACCTGATGAAGTACCTGTGCGATTCGGAGCAGCTGAATCGGATGAAATCTTCAAAGATTGGACGCAGTGGGAGCTGCCTGAAAAGGCGAAAGCGCGTTTAGGAAAAGGCGGCACTAACGTAATTCAATTTTCACCCGATGGCGCGCAACTCGCAGTCGGTAGTAATATCGGTGTGTGGCTGTACGATGTAGAAACGGGGAAAGAAAGGACTCTGTTTGCTAATAAATCTCTATGCCTCGCGTTTTCGCCAGATGGTCGTTTCCTTGCCAGTAGCGGTGGATCTTCTGGAAGGACGGAAATTCAAGCGTGGGAGGTAGCGACGGGACGTGAAATGTCGCTCATTGATCGCTATGCTTCTGCCTCGGCATTACAGTTCTCTTCAGATGGAAAAACGCTCGTCAGTTTGAGTAGTTCAGGAAGTTCAATTACCAGATTGAATGTTGAGAACGGGAGGGGGAAAACAAAGCATCTCAAAACTGGGCTGTTCGGCATCGGTCTGTTTAGTTCAGAGGATTTTAATGGGGTTTACGCGCTCACACACGATAAAATTGCGATTGGAAAGGCGGACGGGAAAATTCAATTGTGGGACATAGCAACCCGCAAGAAGTTATCCACCCTCAGAGGCCATGCAAATTTATCACTTAAACCGCTTGATTTGTCACTTAAAGCCCTTGATAAAGCCCGGCGGCGCAAATCATGGTTTCTACCGAAGGTTTCAGCAGTGGCGTTTTCGCCTGATGGCACGCGCCTCGCCAGTGGAAGCACAGATAAAACGGTGCGATTATGGGATCTCACCAGCAAGGACGAATGGGTTACGCTTCGGGGACATACAGGTTGGACAAACGTATTAGCGTTTTCTCCAAACGGAGAGATGCTTGCCAGCGGGAGTACCGATAAAACAGTCCAATTGTGGGATGCTACCACGGGTGAACTGCTCGCGATGCTCACTGGGCATATCAACGGTATTACTGCATTAGCGTTTTCACCCGATGGAAAAACGCTTGTCAGTAGCAGTACGGACGGCACGGTCCGTTTCTGGCAGACGGAGACTGGAGCTCCGGTAGATAACCTTATCACCGGACACACACAGTCGATGAAGGCAGCGACTTTCTTTCAGGGGGGTTCCACACTTGCGAGTGTGGCATTTAATGGCGTAATTACCTTTTGGGATGTAGAAACATCACAGAAGTCCGCTATTGAAGATGCAGGGTATCGGGATTGGTTCCCAACCTTGGCGTTTTCACCGAATGGTACGAAGCTCGCCAGCGTTGGTACAGACAGCACTATAATTTTTCACGGAGGTCACGGTATCTCTCTTTTCAGCAGCGGGCGGTCAGATTATCTAATTCGTTTGACTGATGTCGGTACCGGACGTGAATTAGCAACGCTGCCACACAATAAAGACACCGATAAACTCACCTTTTCTCCTGACGGCAAGACGGTGGCGTTTAGTGGCAATGGTGAAATTCGCTTGTGGAATACGGAAACCGGTGTTGAACAAGAGATCCCTCTCGCTGATGCGAAAACTGATGTTTTCAGTAATATACCGAGGGTTGGTGCGTTGGCATTTTCTCCGAATGGCGCGAGGCTCGTCAGTGGAACGCACCAAGGAAAAATCCAGATGTGGGACGTTGTGACTGGCGGAGCCTTAGCTGCTTTTGAAGAACCGACGGCGCAAAAGAATCTGGGGCAGATTGTTGCGTTGGCATTTTCTCCCGATGGCACCTTACTTGCTGTCGGGGCACATAGTCAAATCCATTTATGGGATGTGAATACTGGTTATAAACTTTTCTCGGTTAGTGCTGTGTATAAACGAGGTAGAGTGACATTTCGTAATTACCCTAAACCGTTGGTGTTTTCTCCTGATGGTGCGATTCTCGTCAATGGAACGAGCAGCGGAATGATCCTGGTAAGGGATGTTGAAACCGGAGAGCAAATCGCTGCGCTTGATGGGCATACGCTGGAAGTGGAGACGTTGAAGTTTTCTCCTGAGGGGAAAACACTCGTCAGCACTGCCATGGATGGTACAATCTTCTTGTGGGATTGGGATGAAGTCTTCAAAGATGTATCCACAGTCAACAAGTAG